A genomic stretch from Thauera sp. GDN1 includes:
- the tkt gene encoding transketolase: MQSTRNVKPPVFNPITGAIRALAMDAVQQANSGHPGAPMGMAEIAEVLWRHHLRHNPANPKWADRDRFVLSNGHGSMLIYALLHLTGYDLPIEELKRFRQLHSKTPGHPEYGYAPGVETTTGPLGQGITNAVGMALAEKVLAAEFNRPGHEVVNHHTYVFLGDGCLMEGISHEACSLAGTWGLGKLIAFYDDNNISIDGHVDGWFTDDTPKRFEAYGWQVFRDVQGHDPVAIEAAIQQAKANTAQPTLICCKTIIGAGAPNKQDSHDVHGAPLGAAEIEAARAHIGWNHPPFEIPADVYAAWDARTKGASLEAQWNAGFAAYRAAHPELAAEFERRMAGNLPADWDAHVAAVLAKVVDKAETIATRKASQNAIEAYAPRLPELLGGSADLAGSNLTLWSGAKGVSKTSGGNYVYYGVREFGMAAIANGASLHGGLIPYTATFLMFSEYARNALRMAALMKLRQIFVFTHDSIGLGEDGPTHQPVEQTATLRLIPNMDVWRPCDTTESAVAWASAIERKDGPTAMCFSRQNLPFQARSAEQIAAIRKGGYVLADAEGGNPAAVIIATGSEVALAMAAQKALGEQGVAVRVVSMPSTNVFDRQDAAYKASVLPAGLPRVAVEAGSTDGWYKYVGLEGRVIGIDRFGESAPASELFKYFGITAEAVVQAVKSVL; the protein is encoded by the coding sequence ATGCAGTCGACCCGCAACGTCAAGCCCCCGGTCTTCAACCCCATCACCGGTGCGATCCGCGCGCTGGCGATGGACGCCGTGCAACAGGCCAACTCCGGCCACCCGGGCGCGCCGATGGGCATGGCCGAGATCGCGGAAGTGCTGTGGCGTCACCACCTGCGCCACAACCCGGCCAACCCGAAGTGGGCCGACCGCGACCGCTTCGTGCTCTCCAACGGCCACGGCTCGATGCTGATCTACGCGCTGCTGCACCTGACCGGCTACGACCTGCCGATCGAGGAGCTCAAGCGCTTCCGCCAGCTGCACAGCAAGACCCCCGGCCACCCCGAGTACGGCTACGCGCCCGGGGTCGAGACCACCACCGGCCCGCTCGGCCAGGGCATCACCAACGCGGTCGGCATGGCGCTCGCCGAGAAGGTCCTCGCCGCCGAGTTCAACCGCCCCGGCCACGAGGTGGTCAACCACCACACCTATGTCTTCCTCGGCGACGGCTGCCTGATGGAAGGCATCTCGCACGAGGCCTGCTCGCTCGCCGGCACCTGGGGCCTGGGCAAGCTGATCGCCTTCTACGACGACAACAACATCTCCATCGACGGCCATGTCGACGGCTGGTTCACCGACGACACCCCGAAAAGGTTCGAAGCCTATGGATGGCAAGTCTTCCGCGACGTGCAGGGCCACGACCCGGTCGCGATCGAGGCCGCGATCCAGCAGGCCAAGGCCAACACCGCCCAGCCCACGCTGATCTGCTGCAAGACCATCATCGGCGCCGGCGCCCCCAACAAGCAGGACAGCCACGACGTGCACGGCGCCCCGCTCGGCGCCGCCGAGATCGAGGCCGCGCGCGCGCACATCGGCTGGAACCATCCGCCCTTCGAGATCCCGGCCGACGTCTATGCCGCCTGGGATGCACGCACCAAGGGCGCCTCGCTCGAGGCGCAGTGGAACGCCGGCTTCGCCGCCTACCGCGCCGCCCACCCCGAGCTCGCCGCCGAATTCGAGCGCCGCATGGCCGGCAACCTGCCCGCCGACTGGGACGCCCACGTCGCCGCGGTGCTCGCCAAGGTCGTCGACAAGGCCGAGACCATCGCCACCCGCAAGGCCAGCCAGAACGCCATCGAAGCCTACGCGCCCAGGCTGCCCGAGCTGCTCGGCGGCTCGGCCGACCTCGCCGGCTCCAACCTCACGCTGTGGTCGGGCGCCAAGGGCGTCAGCAAGACCAGCGGCGGCAACTACGTGTATTACGGCGTGCGCGAGTTCGGCATGGCGGCGATCGCCAACGGTGCCAGCCTGCACGGCGGCCTGATCCCCTACACCGCCACCTTCCTGATGTTCAGCGAGTACGCGCGCAACGCCCTGCGCATGGCCGCGCTGATGAAGCTGCGCCAGATCTTCGTGTTCACCCACGACTCGATCGGCCTCGGCGAGGACGGTCCCACCCACCAGCCGGTGGAGCAGACCGCCACGCTGCGCCTGATCCCCAACATGGACGTGTGGCGCCCCTGCGACACCACCGAGTCGGCCGTGGCCTGGGCGAGCGCGATCGAGCGCAAGGATGGCCCCACCGCGATGTGCTTCTCGCGCCAGAACCTGCCCTTCCAGGCACGCAGCGCCGAGCAGATCGCCGCGATCCGCAAGGGCGGCTACGTGCTCGCCGACGCCGAAGGCGGCAATCCGGCGGCGGTGATCATCGCCACCGGCTCCGAGGTCGCGCTCGCCATGGCCGCGCAGAAGGCGCTGGGCGAACAAGGCGTCGCCGTGCGCGTGGTGTCCATGCCCTCGACCAACGTCTTCGACCGCCAGGATGCCGCCTACAAGGCGAGCGTGCTGCCCGCGGGCCTGCCGCGCGTCGCGGTGGAGGCCGGCAGCACCGACGGCTGGTACAAGTACGTCGGCCTGGAGGGCCGCGTGATCGGCATCGACCGCTTCGGCGAATCGGCGCCGGCGAGCGAGCTGTTCAAGTATTTCGGCATCACCGCGGAGGCGGTGGTGCAGGCAGTGAAGTCGGTGCTCTGA
- a CDS encoding phosphoribulokinase — protein MSMKHPIIAVTGSSGAGTTTVKHTFEAIFHRENVNAAIVEGDSFHRYTRTEMKTLIEDAENAGKRGISHFGPEANLLPELESLFRAYGEAATGRRRYYIHNEAQAMRWNLPMGTFTEWEDLPVGTDCLFYEGLHGALVTESVNIARHVDLLIGVVPIINLEWIQKLHRDTKLRGYTAEAVQDTILRRMHDYVHYIVPQFACTHINFQRVPVVDTSNPFIARDVPTQDESMVVIRFKDPRGVDFPYLLRMIHDAFMSRANTIVIPGGKLDLAMQLILTPLIWKLMERRRQWV, from the coding sequence ATGTCCATGAAGCACCCGATCATCGCGGTCACCGGCTCGTCCGGCGCGGGCACCACGACGGTCAAGCACACCTTCGAAGCCATCTTCCACCGCGAGAACGTCAACGCCGCGATCGTCGAGGGCGACAGCTTCCACCGCTACACCCGCACCGAGATGAAGACGCTGATCGAGGACGCGGAGAACGCAGGCAAGCGCGGCATCAGCCACTTCGGTCCCGAGGCCAACCTGCTGCCCGAGCTCGAGAGCCTGTTCCGCGCCTATGGCGAGGCCGCCACCGGCCGCCGCCGCTACTACATCCACAACGAAGCCCAGGCCATGCGCTGGAACCTGCCGATGGGCACCTTCACCGAATGGGAAGACCTGCCGGTCGGCACCGACTGCCTGTTCTACGAGGGCCTGCACGGCGCGCTGGTGACCGAGAGCGTCAACATCGCCCGCCATGTGGACCTGCTGATCGGCGTGGTGCCGATCATCAACCTGGAGTGGATCCAGAAGCTGCACCGCGACACCAAGCTGCGCGGCTACACCGCCGAGGCCGTCCAGGACACCATCCTGCGCCGCATGCACGACTACGTTCATTACATCGTCCCGCAGTTCGCGTGCACCCACATCAACTTCCAGCGCGTACCGGTGGTCGACACCTCGAACCCCTTCATCGCGCGCGACGTGCCGACGCAGGACGAATCCATGGTGGTGATCCGCTTCAAGGATCCGCGCGGCGTGGATTTCCCCTACCTGCTGCGCATGATCCACGACGCCTTCATGAGCCGCGCCAACACCATCGTGATCCCGGGCGGCAAGCTCGACCTGGCGATGCAGCTGATCCTGACGCCGCTGATCTGGAAACTGATGGAACGCCGCCGGCAGTGGGTCTGA
- a CDS encoding inositol monophosphatase, whose protein sequence is MPTASQRLARARALESLVRDIAREEILPRYLKSSRNRKADGSLFTEADLESQRRFTEALPEFLPGAVLGEEMTPAEQAEHWNGGARGLWCIDPIDGTTNFANGIPLFAVSIAYLIEHEPVIGVVYNPITDESFYAARGAGAFLNGNELPLRQCASSLGDAVAGVDFKRISHHLGDELAVRPPYYSQRNFGSSALEWCFVAAGRLDVYVHGGQMLWDYAAGRLILAEAGGQAEALDGGKLMSGPAIKRGVIAAASPALFTEWSAWIKGHS, encoded by the coding sequence ATGCCCACAGCCTCGCAGCGTCTCGCCCGTGCCCGCGCGCTCGAATCCCTGGTCCGCGACATCGCGCGCGAAGAAATCCTGCCGCGTTACCTGAAGTCCTCGCGCAATCGCAAGGCCGATGGTTCGCTGTTCACCGAGGCCGACCTCGAATCCCAGCGCCGCTTCACCGAGGCGCTGCCGGAGTTCCTGCCCGGCGCGGTGCTCGGCGAGGAGATGACCCCGGCCGAACAGGCCGAACACTGGAACGGGGGTGCCCGCGGCCTGTGGTGCATCGACCCCATCGACGGCACCACCAACTTCGCCAACGGCATCCCGCTGTTCGCGGTGTCGATCGCCTACCTGATCGAGCACGAGCCGGTGATCGGCGTGGTCTACAACCCGATCACCGACGAATCCTTCTACGCCGCGCGCGGCGCCGGCGCCTTCCTCAATGGCAACGAGCTGCCGCTGCGCCAGTGCGCGAGCAGCCTGGGCGACGCGGTCGCCGGCGTCGACTTCAAGCGCATCAGCCATCATCTCGGCGACGAGCTGGCCGTGCGCCCGCCCTACTACTCGCAGCGCAACTTCGGCTCCAGCGCGCTCGAATGGTGCTTCGTCGCCGCCGGCCGGCTCGACGTCTATGTGCACGGCGGGCAGATGCTGTGGGACTACGCGGCCGGACGCCTGATCCTCGCCGAAGCCGGCGGCCAGGCCGAGGCGCTCGACGGTGGCAAGCTGATGTCCGGCCCGGCGATCAAGCGCGGCGTGATCGCCGCCGCCAGCCCGGCGCTGTTCACCGAATGGTCGGCGTGGATCAAGGGGCATTCCTGA
- a CDS encoding 16S rRNA (uracil(1498)-N(3))-methyltransferase, with the protein MISRFHFPGRLPAAGELELPDALAHHAVRVLRLRDGERIVLFDGEGGEAEATLQVRGKAAWAQVEARREVDRESPLAIVLVQALAAGDKMDWVVQKAVELGVSAIQPVQAERSVLRLAGERADKRLAHWQQVAVSACEQCGRNRLPEIRPLQPLASWLAAHRDALNYVLAPGGAAGFAAEPAPQAAVHLLVGPEGGWSEGEMAAFDAAGCRRVRLGPRVLRTETAGLAAIAALQSRWGDF; encoded by the coding sequence ATGATTTCACGCTTCCACTTTCCCGGCCGTCTGCCCGCAGCGGGCGAACTCGAGCTCCCCGACGCGCTCGCCCACCATGCGGTGCGCGTGCTGCGCCTGCGCGACGGCGAGCGCATCGTGCTCTTCGACGGCGAAGGCGGGGAGGCCGAGGCGACGCTGCAGGTGCGCGGCAAGGCGGCGTGGGCGCAGGTCGAGGCGCGCCGCGAGGTCGATCGCGAGTCGCCGCTCGCCATCGTGCTGGTGCAGGCCCTGGCGGCCGGCGACAAGATGGACTGGGTGGTGCAGAAGGCGGTCGAGCTCGGGGTGAGCGCGATCCAGCCGGTGCAGGCGGAGCGCTCGGTGCTGCGCCTCGCCGGCGAGCGCGCCGACAAGCGCCTGGCGCACTGGCAGCAGGTGGCGGTGTCGGCCTGCGAGCAGTGCGGCCGCAACCGCCTCCCCGAGATCCGCCCGCTGCAGCCGCTGGCGAGCTGGCTGGCGGCGCACCGCGATGCGCTCAACTACGTGCTCGCGCCCGGCGGCGCAGCGGGTTTCGCCGCAGAGCCGGCGCCGCAGGCCGCGGTGCATCTGCTCGTCGGTCCGGAGGGCGGCTGGAGCGAGGGCGAGATGGCGGCCTTCGACGCCGCCGGCTGCCGCCGCGTGCGCCTGGGGCCGCGGGTGCTGCGCACCGAGACCGCGGGCCTGGCGGCGATCGCCGCGCTGCAGAGCCGCTGGGGCGATTTCTGA